One stretch of Lucilia cuprina isolate Lc7/37 chromosome 6, ASM2204524v1, whole genome shotgun sequence DNA includes these proteins:
- the LOC111684295 gene encoding solute carrier organic anion transporter family member 74D-like isoform X1, which produces MSQNTTDPLNDPETRKKLLETQKSYDNEELKRIFNDMPLTEDTTCGFGCFKGSFLQKFANQTAYVVVYGLVGCVYAMTNSYFHATITTLEKRFKIPTRNTGIIMVGNDISQMLCSAFLGYYVGRKHRPRWMGFGLLTLICFCMLTVTPHFIYGPGEDALSLTKEYGAISDINISLKDLQEQQQKRLCRNDGTGVECDIDEGVLLPQILLFIAQFIAGVGGSLYHTLGISYMDDNTEKSKAPAMLSLSYFFGLLGPSLGYTLASICLRMYITPYLTPIITQADSRWLGAWWLGWLIIAGLIFLCGLFLFMFPKELPMTAARRKLEDARAKVENMGKSVERLETKTSFKDMLKTFKNFLNNKIVAFNLSANILYFFGYLPYWIFTAKYIEIQYRQSAATSSMVTGTVALVFSAVGVLLSGVVISKFKPTARYLAAWNVLVDVVTVCGMFAYAFIGCPANDNSLINNSYDSSLSSSLSCNSICHCDYVRYMPVCGEDQMTYISPCHAGCKKEHMDANGRKSYYDCSCIPNTNSTSNDNPLFNHLTLDDISNSTLSTGNILSLGTGGQAIDGACPVNCTNQFYTFLAVMCVIKFFAATGRASNLLITMRSVAPEDKSAIMGFGMMLISLLCFIPAPIFFGWIFDRNCLVWGKTCSNKGNCWSYDSKNLRLTLNTVAASFVGLCIFCNVGVWYHVKNLKVFDDDDDDDVKLKKLQISYLKEEQYIEAKE; this is translated from the exons atgtcGCAAAACACCACAGATCCTCTAAATGATCCggaaactagaaaaaaactattagaaACACAAAAATCCTACGATAATGAAGaactaaaaagaatttttaatgatatGCCTCTGACAGAGGATACAACATGTGGTTTCGGTTGTTTTAAAGGTtcatttttacaaaa ATTTGCTAATCAAACGGCTTATGTTGTGGTTTACGGTTTAGTTGGTTGTGTCTATGCCATGACAAATTCCTATTTTCATGCTACAATTACTACATTggaaaaacgttttaaaatccCCACCCGTAATACTGGCATTATAATGGTGGGCAATGATATTAGCCAAATGTTGTGTTCAGCATTTTTGGGTTATTATGTTGGCAGAAAGCATAGACCGAGATGGATGGGTTTTG GTTTATTGACCCTAATCTGCTTCTGTATGCTAACCGTAACACCACATTTTATTTATGGACCCGGTGAAGATGCTCTaagtttaaccaaagaatatgGAGCCATATCGGATATTAATATATCATTAAAAGATTTACaagaacaacagcaaaaacGTTTATGTAGAAATGATGGAACCGGAGTAGAGTGTGATATAGATGAAGGAGTTTTATTAccacaaatattattgtttatagcTCAATTTATAGCCGGTGTGGGAGGTTCACTTTATCACACTTTAGGCATTTCCTATATGGATGATAATACCGAAAAATCTAAGGCTCCAGCTATGTTAA gttTATCTTACTTCTTTGGTTTGTTGGGCCCCTCTTTGGGTTACACTTTGGCTTCGATTTGCTTGCGTATGTATATTACCCCCTACTTAACGCCGATTATTACACAGGCGGATTCTAGATGGCTGGGTGCCTGGTGGTTAGGCTGGCTTATTATAGCTGGTCTTATATTCTTGTGTGGTCTATTCTTATTTATGTTCCCTAAGGAATTACCCATGACTGCTGCTAGACGTAAACTTGAGGATGCTAGAGCAAAAGTAGAAAATATGGGTAAATCGGTAGAACGTTTAGAAACGAAAACTTCATTTAAGGATATGTTGAAAACCTTTAAAAACTTTCTCAACAATAAGATTGTGGCTTTTAATCTTTCGGCCaatatattatactttttcggTTATCTGCCCTATTGGATTTTTACTgccaaatatattgaaatacaaTATCGTCAGTCAGCAGCAACCTCAAg TATGGTGACTGGTACAGTGGCATTAGTATTTTCGGCTGTTGGTGTTCTGTTATCGGGCGTagtaatatcaaaatttaaacctACAGCACGTTATTTGGCTGCCTGGAACGTTTTGGTTGATGTTGTGACGGTGTGCGGTATGTTTGCCTATGCTTTTATTGGCTGTCCCGCCAATGATAATTCACTGATAAATAATTCGTATGATAG tAGTTTAAGTTCATCCTTAAGTTGTAATAGTATTTGCCACTGTGATTATGTACGTTATATGCCCGTGTGTGGTGAAGATCAAATGACTTATATATCTCCTTGTCATGCTGGTTGTAAGAAGGAACATATGGATGCCAATGGTCGTAAG TCTTACTATGATTGCTCCTGCATACCTAACACAAATTCTACATCTAATGATAATCCTCTTTTTAATCATTTAACCTTGGATGACATTAGCAACTCAACTTTGAGTACAGGAAAtatt CTCTCTTTGGGTACCGGTGGTCAAGCAATTGATGGAGCGTGTCCCGTAAATTGTACCAATCAATTTTACACGTTCTTAGCCGTTATGTGTGTGATCAAATTCTTTGCTGCTACAGGCAGAGCATCAAATCTTCTGATAACAATGCGCTCTGTAGCACCAGAAGATAAATCAGCTATAATGGGTTTCGGTATGATGTTAATATCCCTATTGTGTTTCATACCCGCCCCCATATTCTTTGGCTGGATATTCGATAGAAATTGTTTGGTATGGGGTAAAACATGTTCTAATAAGGGTAACTGTTGGTCTTATGATTCTAAGAATTTGAG ATTAACACTCAACACGGTGGCAGCCTCTTTTGTCGGATTATGTATCTTTTGCAATGTGGGCGTTTGGTATCATGTTAAAAATCTTAAAGtatttgatgatgatgatgatgatgatgtgaaGTTGAAGAAATTGCAAATTTCTTATTTGAAAGAGGAACAGTACATAGAGgccaaagaataa
- the LOC111684295 gene encoding solute carrier organic anion transporter family member 74D-like isoform X2 has product MSQNTTDPLNDPETRKKLLETQKSYDNEELKRIFNDMPLTEDTTCGFGCFKGSFLQKFANQTAYVVVYGLVGCVYAMTNSYFHATITTLEKRFKIPTRNTGIIMVGNDISQMLCSAFLGYYVGRKHRPRWMGFGLLTLICFCMLTVTPHFIYGPGEDALSLTKEYGAISDINISLKDLQEQQQKRLCRNDGTGVECDIDEGVLLPQILLFIAQFIAGVGGSLYHTLGISYMDDNTEKSKAPAMLSLSYFFGLLGPSLGYTLASICLRMYITPYLTPIITQADSRWLGAWWLGWLIIAGLIFLCGLFLFMFPKELPMTAARRKLEDARAKVENMGKSVERLETKTSFKDMLKTFKNFLNNKIVAFNLSANILYFFGYLPYWIFTAKYIEIQYRQSAATSSMVTGTVALVFSAVGVLLSGVVISKFKPTARYLAAWNVLVDVVTVCGMFAYAFIGCPANDNSLINNSYDSLSSSLSCNSICHCDYVRYMPVCGEDQMTYISPCHAGCKKEHMDANGRKSYYDCSCIPNTNSTSNDNPLFNHLTLDDISNSTLSTGNILSLGTGGQAIDGACPVNCTNQFYTFLAVMCVIKFFAATGRASNLLITMRSVAPEDKSAIMGFGMMLISLLCFIPAPIFFGWIFDRNCLVWGKTCSNKGNCWSYDSKNLRLTLNTVAASFVGLCIFCNVGVWYHVKNLKVFDDDDDDDVKLKKLQISYLKEEQYIEAKE; this is encoded by the exons atgtcGCAAAACACCACAGATCCTCTAAATGATCCggaaactagaaaaaaactattagaaACACAAAAATCCTACGATAATGAAGaactaaaaagaatttttaatgatatGCCTCTGACAGAGGATACAACATGTGGTTTCGGTTGTTTTAAAGGTtcatttttacaaaa ATTTGCTAATCAAACGGCTTATGTTGTGGTTTACGGTTTAGTTGGTTGTGTCTATGCCATGACAAATTCCTATTTTCATGCTACAATTACTACATTggaaaaacgttttaaaatccCCACCCGTAATACTGGCATTATAATGGTGGGCAATGATATTAGCCAAATGTTGTGTTCAGCATTTTTGGGTTATTATGTTGGCAGAAAGCATAGACCGAGATGGATGGGTTTTG GTTTATTGACCCTAATCTGCTTCTGTATGCTAACCGTAACACCACATTTTATTTATGGACCCGGTGAAGATGCTCTaagtttaaccaaagaatatgGAGCCATATCGGATATTAATATATCATTAAAAGATTTACaagaacaacagcaaaaacGTTTATGTAGAAATGATGGAACCGGAGTAGAGTGTGATATAGATGAAGGAGTTTTATTAccacaaatattattgtttatagcTCAATTTATAGCCGGTGTGGGAGGTTCACTTTATCACACTTTAGGCATTTCCTATATGGATGATAATACCGAAAAATCTAAGGCTCCAGCTATGTTAA gttTATCTTACTTCTTTGGTTTGTTGGGCCCCTCTTTGGGTTACACTTTGGCTTCGATTTGCTTGCGTATGTATATTACCCCCTACTTAACGCCGATTATTACACAGGCGGATTCTAGATGGCTGGGTGCCTGGTGGTTAGGCTGGCTTATTATAGCTGGTCTTATATTCTTGTGTGGTCTATTCTTATTTATGTTCCCTAAGGAATTACCCATGACTGCTGCTAGACGTAAACTTGAGGATGCTAGAGCAAAAGTAGAAAATATGGGTAAATCGGTAGAACGTTTAGAAACGAAAACTTCATTTAAGGATATGTTGAAAACCTTTAAAAACTTTCTCAACAATAAGATTGTGGCTTTTAATCTTTCGGCCaatatattatactttttcggTTATCTGCCCTATTGGATTTTTACTgccaaatatattgaaatacaaTATCGTCAGTCAGCAGCAACCTCAAg TATGGTGACTGGTACAGTGGCATTAGTATTTTCGGCTGTTGGTGTTCTGTTATCGGGCGTagtaatatcaaaatttaaacctACAGCACGTTATTTGGCTGCCTGGAACGTTTTGGTTGATGTTGTGACGGTGTGCGGTATGTTTGCCTATGCTTTTATTGGCTGTCCCGCCAATGATAATTCACTGATAAATAATTCGTATGATAG TTTAAGTTCATCCTTAAGTTGTAATAGTATTTGCCACTGTGATTATGTACGTTATATGCCCGTGTGTGGTGAAGATCAAATGACTTATATATCTCCTTGTCATGCTGGTTGTAAGAAGGAACATATGGATGCCAATGGTCGTAAG TCTTACTATGATTGCTCCTGCATACCTAACACAAATTCTACATCTAATGATAATCCTCTTTTTAATCATTTAACCTTGGATGACATTAGCAACTCAACTTTGAGTACAGGAAAtatt CTCTCTTTGGGTACCGGTGGTCAAGCAATTGATGGAGCGTGTCCCGTAAATTGTACCAATCAATTTTACACGTTCTTAGCCGTTATGTGTGTGATCAAATTCTTTGCTGCTACAGGCAGAGCATCAAATCTTCTGATAACAATGCGCTCTGTAGCACCAGAAGATAAATCAGCTATAATGGGTTTCGGTATGATGTTAATATCCCTATTGTGTTTCATACCCGCCCCCATATTCTTTGGCTGGATATTCGATAGAAATTGTTTGGTATGGGGTAAAACATGTTCTAATAAGGGTAACTGTTGGTCTTATGATTCTAAGAATTTGAG ATTAACACTCAACACGGTGGCAGCCTCTTTTGTCGGATTATGTATCTTTTGCAATGTGGGCGTTTGGTATCATGTTAAAAATCTTAAAGtatttgatgatgatgatgatgatgatgtgaaGTTGAAGAAATTGCAAATTTCTTATTTGAAAGAGGAACAGTACATAGAGgccaaagaataa